In the genome of Drosophila yakuba strain Tai18E2 chromosome 3R, Prin_Dyak_Tai18E2_2.1, whole genome shotgun sequence, one region contains:
- the LOC6535642 gene encoding nuclear receptor coactivator 6 — translation MGGSSNLRLLVALMLLYCTTATSSGESTTETPSVLLPLEARSADVSGEEDVISTSYVLPNQIFNEGKPYYARQDPVSGQLDFSAKKPAGIQPEANEVLDPNEKIVLSGGSSPNIHDFLNLPVKYSSSKFVYPLVSSSYANLKYQGSNKNFITNKKPTSVVAPVTPPPPNYHSSNFFTVPTTKLTAVTPTAGAYYPSSPSTTTTSTTTTTTTTTTRGTLPPSRKTVTTTTITAATSPAVKYTTTSRRPIPLQTASTTTQPPRTSTTRKKFVPTKKYSPTVPSTSGRPMVGQEDQRPVKSSPRPTPSSSDVALTTHHATPQAAIFPTEPATTTKMYTTSSTSAPVMFTEGPTPLPAFSPIPGTGIPNLDPADVYHTLGQKNTQAEEQQQLQLEKQQQMQKQQQIQHQQYQEQQQQQYEQQQYQLQLEKQHLEKQKHPYQQQLEKQQQQQHHQQQHIQQQHQQQQQHQPLPPPLQKKPSPPKPPMTLSDIFNSLAEEESNVAQNYQQNQGFDAQGNLIQPIAPSKPSPFAMQQPGSQQQPGTQQPASHQRPNPNEQKVISGSQENYSNEYVSYQVQQPNMMQYRPVPGQINNVVISPGQQSASFVLGSQVQQVSVGHPSIEKEPVFAKDTPGVQYGQVINEDIANIKRPIKEPLPPPPNLQQMPSIQQNSNFHQNGNVATSGAPGTVSYQEPPPEAPTPYQQLPLIGSNKRPLKKPVTRPEQPPHPYTQQQSSTPPQPQPTPPVLMQGEDTKELLVSTNIRFPAQGEESMELPSSAVMQGPPAGPSINGHAQPLSLQQIQNSNPVVFPKPKDEVAPGSASVQIQQHEVLNLSQQKQPLKFPAQQPVLGEQPSLDMEPPPRYTTTVPVAHASPTPGKRPLGTSGPSNFYNEFNRKPQNGPRPSNLPNILPQFRPNAKISSGHPPALKQEPGNIRLPQQGGPGPKRPYNPSMQPQFAHRRQPLHQQHQQMMQKRYPMNRISEYPMGPGPGGDVNRRVYRLPPYGGQNVPYLPDHMYPRRPQSPGPLRSVDGYPAERHAPSSERYKTIDAEAAADFEEEDLVINDPPQPVTPGKDRKGAEETKLEPVVTLQMLQSQKKAVSLPGDDTGAGEIQVTADNDPQEAEVSKLSQQKLDPNGMYVVFPMKSAEKGQSEGDAPSAPAEYQNTPFSVTRDQPQEPILKNKKPQSLQQQNKAQPVPKEKFPYPIEKPDPSYSDLHPDSQTSVSGVLVAPRIITGAMVTGTETPIAIAYTPTEPNPFRHEQGQKFSNINLATSVINEIRQDTQTEEGLSSDFDLRGQNFEKDFMAPFYPSVSLGGASGAAAVNPAAPSNWNILPSTTDQAIFEKNNINRADVDLAEQKKSEEEQPTASPLTAEKPSEMDSFQPQLQGGFKPIYPPGYKHVEQVEQEEIAGAKNAGKDQPIALPLMGTTEKSSTSASPVSSSSSSSTSTSSTTSTTSTTHQPGVTKSYVTLATTKAPAVSTKPTQRKKSTFETSLAALLFGDEDEEDGARKSAELPKAQAGPRNVPRMGPRSLTLS, via the exons ATGGGAGGCAGTAGCAACCTAAGGTTGCTGGTGGCACTAATGTTGCTCTATTGCACAACCGCAACATCAAGCGGGGAGTCCACCACCGAGACCCCATCGGTCCTGTTGCCCTTGGAAGCCAGGAGTGCTGATGTCTCGGGCGAGGAGGACGTCATCTCTACAAGCTATGTGCTGCCCAACCAGATTTTCAACGAGGGAAAACCGTACTATGCGCGCCAGGATCCCGTGTCTGGTCAGCTGGACTTCAGTGCCAAGAAGCCGGCGGGAATTCAACCCGAGGCCAATGAGGTGCTCGATCCCAACGAGAAGATTGTGCTGAGTGGTGGCAGTTCGCCCAACATACACGACTTCTTGAATCTGCCCGTGAAGTACTCCTCGTCGAAGTTCGTTTATCCGCTGGTATCCAGTTCGTATGCCAACTTAAAGTACCAGGGCAGTAACAAGAATTTCATCACCAACAAGAAACCCACTTCCGTGGTGGCTCCAGTTACACCCCCACCACCCAACTATCATAGCTCGAACTTCTTCACCGTGCCAACTACTAAACTAACTGCAGTGACGCCCACGGCTGGAGCTTACTATCCCAGTAGTccttccaccaccaccacgtcTACGACGACAACCactacaacaactacaactcgGGGAACTTTACCCCCTTCACGGAAAACAGTTACCACCACTACAATAACGGCAGCCACAAGCCCGGCGGTCAAGTACACCACCACCTCAAGACGCCCCATTCCTTTGCAGACGGCTTCCACGACCACACAACCACCGCGTACCAGCACCACCCGCAAGAAGTTTGTGCCGACCAAGAAGTACAGTCCCACAGTGCCCAGCACCAGTGGCAGGCCAATGGTTGGTCAGGAGGATCAGCGCCCGGTGAAGTCATCGCCCAGACCAACTCCCAGCAGCAGCGATGTGGCCCTCACCACCCACCATGCCACTCCACAGGCAGCTATCTTCCCTACGGAGCCTGCCACAACCACCAAGATGTACACCACATCGAGCACAAGCGCACCTGTGATGTTCACCGAAGGACCCACGCCCCTACCCGCCTTTAGTCCCATTCCGGGAACTGGTATTCCCAACCTGGATCCAGCCGACGTTTATCACACTCTGGGGCAGAAGAACACTcaggcggaggagcagcaacagctgcaactggagaagcagcagcagatgcagaagcaacagcaaataCAGCACCAGCAAtatcaggagcagcagcaacaacaatatgAACAGCAGCAGTATCAGCTGCAATTAGAGAAGCAGCATCTGGAAAAGCAGAAGCATCCGTACCAGCAGCAACtggaaaaacagcagcagcaacaacatcaccaacagcaacatatacaacaacaacatcaacagcagcagcaacatcagccaCTCCCGCCACCTCTGCAGAAGAAACCATCTCCTCCTAAACCTCCTATGACACTCAGCGATATATTCAATAGCTTGGCTGAAGAAGAATCCAATGTGGCCCAAAACTACCAACAGAACCAAGGATTCGATGCCCAGGGCAATCTCATTCAGCCCATTGCACCATCCAAGCCATCGCCCTTCGCCATGCAGCAGCCCGGTTCCCAGCAGCAACCAGGAACACAGCAACCAGCATCACATCAACGGCCCAATCCGAATGAGCAGAAGGTTATCTCTGGTAGTCAGGAGAACTACAGCAACGAGTACGTGTCCTACCAGGTGCAGCAGCCAAACATGATGCAATACCGACCTGTGCCGGGCCAGATCAATAATGTGGTGATTTCGCCGGGACAGCAGTCAGCCTCTTTCGTTCTGGGCAGTCAGGTGCAACAAGTTAGCGTGGGCCACCCGAGCATTGAGAAGGAACCAGTATTCGCCAAGGACACGCCAGGTGTTCAATACGGTCAGGTGATCAACGAGGACATTGCCAACATCAAGCGACCTATCAAGGAACCACTGCCTCCGCCACCGAACTTACAACAGATGCCGAGCATCCAGCAGAACTCAAACTTCCATCAGAACGGAAATGTGGCCACATCAGGAGCACCTGGAACCGTTTCCTACCAAGAGCCACCACCAGAGGCACCAACCCCCTATCAACAGCTTCCCCTAATCGGATCCAACAAGCGACCATTAAAGAAACCCGTGACCAGGCCTGAGCAGCCTCCTCATCCCTACACTCAGCAGCAGTCGTCGACCCCACCACAGCCACAGCCCACTCCACCGGTTTTAATGCAGGGAGAGGACACAAAGGAACTTCTTGTCTCCACCAACATTCGATTCCCCGCCCAGGGAGAGGAGTCGATGGAACTTCCCTCCTCCGCTGTGATGCAGGGTCCTCCGGCAGGACCAAGCATTAATGGTCATGCACAACCTTTAAGTCTACAGCAAATTCAGAACTCCAATCCAGTTGTTTTTCCCAAACCCAAGGATGAAGTAGCTCCTGGCAGCGCCAGTGTGCAGATCCAGCAGCATGAAGTGCTTAACCTGAGCCAGCAGAAACAACCATTG AAATTCCCCGCCCAGCAGCCTGTACTCGGTGAGCAACCCTCGCTGGATATGGAGCCACCTCCGCGATACACCACTACTGTACCAGTCGCTCATGCATCACCGACTCCTGGAAAGCGTCCACTCGGTACATCAGGCCCATCCAACTTCTATAACGAGTTCAACCGGAAGCCTCAAAACGGACCCCGTCCCAGCAACCTACCAAATATTTTGCCACAGTTCCGCCCGAATGCCAAGATTTCCAGCGGACATCCTCCTGCCTTGAAGCAGGAACCAGGAAACATCCGTCTGCCTCAGCAAGGTGGTCCCGGTCCCAAACGCCCTTATAATCCTTCGATGCAACCTCAGTTTGCCCACCGCCGTCAGCCTTTacaccagcagcatcagcaaatGATGCAGAAGCGCTATCCCATGAATCGCATCTCGGAGTATCCCATGGGGCCCGGTCCAGGAGGAGATGTTAATAGGAGAGTTTACAGACTTCCTCCGTATGGAGGACAGAATGTGCCCTATCTGCCCGATCACATGTATCCCCGTCGCCCCCAGAGTCCTGGTCCATTAAGATCCGTTGATGGCTATCCCGCTGAGCGACATGCACCTTCATCGGAACGCTACAAAACGATTGATGCTGAGGCAGCTGCCGACTTCGAGGAAGAAGATCTGGTGATCAACGATCCACCACAGCCCGTGACCCCCGGCAAGGATCGCAAGGGAGCGGAGGAGACGAAACTGGAGCCAGTGGTCACATTACAAATGCTACAGTCCCAAAAGAAGGCTGTAAGCCTGCCTGGCGATGATACGGGTGCAGGAGAGATCCAGGTCACGGCCGACAATGATCCCCAAGAAGCTGAGGTCTCCAAACTTAGCCAGCAAAAGTTGGACCCCAACGGCATGTACGTTGTTTTTCCTATGAAGAGTGCAGAGAAAGGACAGAGCGAAGGCGATGCTCCTTCAGCTCCTGCCGAGTACCAAAACACTCCCTTCTCCGTGACTCGCGATCAGCCCCAGGAACCCATTCTCAAGAACAAGAAACCGCAATccctgcagcagcagaacaaGGCGCAGCCAGTTCCCAAAGAGAAGTTCCCCTATCCTATCGAGAAGCCAGACCCCTCTTATTCCGACCTTCACCCCGACTCACAGACGTCTGTTTCGGGAGTACTCGTGGCTCCAAGGATAATTACGGGAGCTATGGTCACCGGAACAGAGACACCCATAGCAATTGCCTACACGCCCACAGAGCCTAATCCATTCCGCCACGAACAGGGGCAAAAATTCTCCAATATCAATCTGGCGACGTCGGTAATCAACGAGATCCGACAGGACACCCAGACGGAGGAGGGCCTGAGCAGTGATTTTGATCTGCGTGGCCAGAACTTCGAGAAGGACTTCATGGCACCATTTTACCCAAGTGTGAGCCTAGGCGGTGCcagtggagcagcagcagtaaacCCTGCCGCGCCCAGTAACTGGAACATTCTGCCGTCGACCACGGATCAGGCGATCTTTGAGAAGAACAACATTAACCGGGCTGATGTGGACCTCGCCGAGCAAAAGAAATCAGAAGAGGAGCAGCCCACTGCTAGTCCGCTGACGGCGGAAAAACCTTCTGAAATGGACAGCTTCCAGCCACAACTTCAAGGTGGCTTCAAACCCATTTATCCACCGGGCTACAAACACGTTGAGCAAGTGGAACAAGAAGAGATCGCAGGTGCCAAGAATGCTGGCAAGGACCAGCCAATCGCTTTGCCACTGATGGGCACCACAGAAAAATCTTCTACATCAGCTTCACCCgttagcagcagcagcagcagttccacCTCAACGTCCTCCACCACATCCACAACCTCAACAACCCATCAACCCGGGGTAACGAAGTCGTATGTCACACTGGCAACCACCAAGGCGCCAGCAGTCAGCACAAAGCCCACGCAGCGCAAGAAGTCCACCTTTGAGACGAGCCTGGCGGCCCTGCTCTTCGGagacgaggacgaggaggatggAGCACGCAAGTCCGCTGAGCTACCAAAGGCCCAGGCTGGACCCAGAAATGTGCCCCGAATGGGTCCCCGAAGTCTGACGTTGAGCTAA